A part of Sandaracinaceae bacterium genomic DNA contains:
- the serS gene encoding serine--tRNA ligase gives MLDPRFVTDNLPEVKAGLARRGFTDEATLDRLAALAQARRAAIAETDALREQLNRESAEMAKVADKRSPEFAEKRDALRALGDRIKASELAADAGIAELEALLLTLPNLPAPSTPDGKNEHDNVELRVHGQRPEFGFEPLDHVALGERLGILDFERGTKLSGARFVVLHGLGARLERGLMQFMMDIHADEHGYQEVWVPALVKDSALRGTGNLPKFAKDLFRIAKDAEWEAESDASGHELYLIPTAEVPVTNLHADEILEADTLPRAYCAYTPCFRSEAGAHGRDTRGMIRQHQFDKVELVRFVTPEQAEAEHEKLTAHAEEILKRLGLHYRVVQLCAGDMGFGSQKTYDLEVWIPSQNTFREISSCSWFGDFQARRMKARFRPAPKQKPRLLHTLNGSGLAIGRTLVALLENYQQADGSVIIPEALRPYVGGRERISPAG, from the coding sequence ATGCTGGATCCGCGCTTCGTCACCGATAACCTGCCCGAGGTCAAAGCCGGGCTCGCCCGCCGTGGCTTCACCGACGAGGCCACGCTGGACCGCCTGGCCGCGCTCGCCCAGGCGCGCCGCGCCGCCATCGCCGAGACCGACGCGCTGCGCGAGCAGCTCAACCGCGAGAGCGCCGAGATGGCCAAGGTGGCCGACAAGCGCTCGCCCGAGTTCGCCGAGAAGCGCGACGCCCTGCGCGCGCTGGGTGACCGCATCAAGGCGTCCGAGCTGGCCGCCGACGCGGGCATCGCCGAGCTGGAGGCGCTGCTGCTCACGCTGCCCAACCTGCCCGCGCCCAGCACGCCCGACGGCAAGAACGAGCACGACAACGTGGAGCTGCGCGTGCACGGCCAGCGCCCCGAGTTCGGCTTCGAGCCGCTGGACCACGTGGCGCTCGGCGAGCGCCTGGGCATCCTCGACTTCGAGCGCGGCACCAAGCTGAGCGGGGCCCGCTTCGTGGTGCTGCACGGCTTGGGCGCGCGGCTCGAGCGCGGGCTCATGCAGTTCATGATGGACATCCACGCCGACGAGCACGGCTACCAGGAGGTCTGGGTGCCCGCGCTGGTGAAGGACAGCGCGCTGCGCGGAACGGGCAACCTGCCCAAGTTCGCGAAGGACCTGTTCCGCATCGCCAAGGACGCGGAGTGGGAGGCAGAGAGCGACGCCAGCGGCCACGAGCTGTACCTGATCCCCACGGCGGAGGTGCCCGTCACCAACCTGCACGCCGACGAGATCCTGGAGGCCGACACCCTGCCCCGCGCGTACTGCGCGTACACCCCCTGCTTCCGCAGTGAGGCCGGAGCCCACGGGCGCGACACACGCGGGATGATCCGCCAGCACCAGTTCGACAAGGTGGAGCTGGTGCGCTTCGTGACCCCCGAACAAGCGGAAGCCGAGCACGAGAAGCTCACGGCCCACGCCGAGGAGATCCTGAAGCGCCTCGGGCTGCACTACCGCGTGGTGCAGCTGTGCGCAGGCGACATGGGCTTCGGCTCGCAGAAGACCTACGACCTCGAGGTGTGGATTCCGTCGCAGAACACGTTCCGCGAGATCTCCAGCTGCTCGTGGTTCGGCGACTTCCAGGCCCGCCGCATGAAGGCCCGCTTCCGGCCAGCGCCCAAGCAGAAGCCACGCCTGCTGCACACGCTCAACGGCTCGGGTCTGGCCATTGGCCGCACGCTGGTGGCGCTGCTCGAGAACTATCAGCAGGCGGACGGCTCGGTCATCATCCCCGAGGCCCTGCGCCCCTACGTGGGCGGCCGCGAGCGCATCTCCCCGGCTGGCTGA
- a CDS encoding UDP-N-acetylmuramate dehydrogenase — protein MSRVPIERDVPLAGRTTLGLGGSARHFARATEDAHVLQAVRHAADRGMPLALLGGGSNTIVPDEGFRGLVLSMETSGHALMPLDDGRVALRVKAGTPWPSVVSASVAQGLAGLECLAGIPGSTGATPVQNVGAYGQEVADTLLTVRALDRSTLDEVTFTREACEFAYRDSVFKRDPHRYVVLEVTFALTRGGPPAVRYAELERAITALVPEGQPTLQQVHDTVVALRRAKGMVLDPDDVDTHSAGSFFTNPIVSEAQATQVRERAVAAGVVSAGSELPSWPESGGRVKLAAGWLIERAGVTKGLRRGHVGVSSKHALALVHHGGGTTAELLALADEVAARVEAAFGVTLQREPQLLAGVRA, from the coding sequence ATGAGCCGAGTGCCGATCGAACGCGACGTGCCCCTCGCCGGGCGAACCACCCTCGGGCTGGGGGGCTCGGCGCGGCACTTCGCTCGCGCCACCGAGGACGCGCACGTGCTGCAAGCGGTGCGCCACGCGGCGGACCGCGGGATGCCGCTGGCGCTGCTGGGTGGCGGCTCCAACACCATCGTGCCCGACGAGGGCTTCCGCGGGTTGGTGCTCTCCATGGAGACCAGCGGCCACGCGCTCATGCCGCTGGATGACGGGCGGGTGGCGCTGCGCGTGAAGGCCGGCACGCCGTGGCCCAGCGTGGTGAGCGCCAGCGTGGCGCAGGGGCTTGCGGGCCTCGAGTGCCTGGCGGGAATCCCAGGGAGCACCGGCGCTACCCCAGTGCAGAACGTGGGGGCCTACGGGCAAGAGGTCGCGGACACTCTGCTCACGGTGCGCGCGCTGGACCGCAGCACGCTGGACGAGGTCACCTTCACGCGTGAGGCCTGCGAGTTCGCCTACCGAGACAGCGTGTTCAAGCGCGACCCGCACCGCTACGTGGTGCTGGAGGTGACGTTCGCGCTCACGCGTGGTGGCCCACCCGCCGTGCGCTACGCCGAGCTCGAGCGAGCCATCACTGCGCTGGTTCCGGAGGGGCAGCCCACGCTCCAGCAGGTGCACGACACCGTGGTCGCCCTGCGCCGCGCGAAGGGCATGGTGCTGGACCCCGACGACGTGGACACGCACAGCGCGGGCTCGTTCTTCACGAACCCCATCGTGAGCGAGGCGCAGGCCACGCAGGTGCGTGAGCGCGCGGTGGCGGCGGGGGTGGTGAGCGCAGGGAGCGAGCTGCCCAGCTGGCCTGAGAGCGGCGGCCGCGTGAAGCTGGCGGCGGGGTGGTTGATCGAGCGCGCTGGCGTGACGAAGGGGCTGCGGCGGGGACACGTGGGCGTCAGCAGCAAGCACGCGCTTGCGCTGGTGCACCACGGCGGCGGCACCACCGCCGAGCTGTTGGCGCTGGCCGACGAGGTGGCTGCGCGCGTGGAGGCAGCGTTCGGCGTCACGCTGCAGCGTGAGCCGCAGCTGCTGGCAGGGGTGCGCGCCTAG
- a CDS encoding isocitrate/isopropylmalate dehydrogenase family protein translates to MSARNIALIGGDGVGPEVVAVGAQVIAALREVRARDLSCESFDLGAERFLRDGVTFPDDVRSRLKSEFHAVLLGAVGDRRVPDNRHAHDILFGMRFGFDLYANVRPVLCLSDRLMPLKGRSASDCDFVVFRENTEGLYAGIGGTLKQGTPHEVAITEAVYTRLGVERIIRAAFEFARRSGRRKVTLADKHNAMPHAHGLWLRTFREVAAEYPEIVAEQLFVDALCLFVVQDPARFDVIVACNLFGDIISDLAAALQGGMGMAPSANLRPNEPEHVALFEPVHGSAPDLAGKDRANPFATVLSVGMMLAHFGYPEDEELLRGIVREGLLNGNCTADVGGALGTRAVGDWVVSRIRA, encoded by the coding sequence ATGAGCGCCCGCAACATCGCGCTCATCGGCGGTGACGGCGTGGGCCCCGAGGTGGTGGCCGTGGGCGCCCAGGTGATCGCGGCCCTCCGCGAGGTCCGCGCACGTGACCTCTCGTGCGAGTCGTTCGACCTGGGCGCCGAGCGCTTCCTGCGCGACGGAGTCACGTTCCCCGACGACGTGCGCAGCCGCTTGAAGAGCGAGTTCCACGCCGTGCTGCTGGGCGCCGTGGGGGACCGCCGCGTGCCCGACAACCGTCACGCGCACGACATCCTGTTCGGCATGCGCTTCGGCTTCGACCTGTACGCCAACGTCCGCCCGGTGCTGTGCCTCTCCGACCGGCTGATGCCGCTCAAGGGCCGAAGCGCGAGCGACTGCGACTTCGTGGTGTTTCGCGAGAACACCGAGGGCCTCTACGCTGGCATCGGCGGCACGCTCAAGCAGGGCACGCCGCACGAGGTGGCCATCACGGAGGCGGTCTACACGCGCCTCGGGGTGGAGCGCATCATCCGAGCGGCCTTCGAGTTCGCGCGCCGCAGCGGGCGCCGCAAGGTCACGCTGGCCGACAAACACAACGCCATGCCCCACGCGCATGGGCTGTGGCTGCGCACGTTCCGCGAGGTGGCCGCCGAGTACCCGGAGATCGTGGCCGAGCAGCTGTTCGTGGACGCGCTGTGCCTGTTCGTGGTGCAGGACCCGGCGCGCTTCGACGTCATCGTGGCCTGCAACCTGTTCGGCGACATCATCAGCGATCTGGCCGCGGCGCTACAGGGCGGGATGGGCATGGCCCCCAGCGCCAACCTGCGGCCCAACGAGCCCGAGCACGTGGCCCTGTTCGAGCCGGTGCACGGCAGCGCGCCGGACCTGGCCGGAAAAGACCGAGCCAACCCGTTCGCCACCGTGCTCAGCGTGGGGATGATGCTGGCCCACTTCGGCTACCCGGAAGATGAGGAGCTCCTGCGCGGCATCGTCCGGGAGGGGCTTTTGAACGGAAACTGCACAGCGGACGTGGGCGGGGCGCTGGGCACGCGCGCGGTGGGCGACTGGGTGGTGTCGCGGATTCGGGCTTAG
- a CDS encoding NfeD family protein, whose product MLLSVYMFSLALGGVLLGASILLGGKDGIEAESDAPDLEAGADVHAEVEAHGADAGKDLELGGGADFLMWSLTSVRFWTFFLAFFGLTGLIFDGFSLVPHEAISAVLAVGMGSGAGFGISYAMRVLGSDTSARVAESEDYVGKSARVLVAPKPGGVGKVRIDIGGNLVDVLATTDEDNVGNQDQVMIIEMDGTTARVAKVMAAEND is encoded by the coding sequence ATGCTGCTCTCTGTCTACATGTTCTCGCTCGCTCTCGGCGGTGTGCTGCTCGGCGCGTCGATCCTGCTGGGCGGGAAGGACGGCATCGAGGCCGAGTCCGATGCCCCCGACCTGGAAGCGGGGGCCGACGTGCACGCCGAGGTGGAGGCCCACGGGGCTGACGCCGGCAAGGACCTCGAGCTGGGCGGCGGCGCCGACTTCCTCATGTGGTCGCTCACGTCGGTGCGCTTCTGGACGTTCTTCCTCGCGTTCTTCGGGCTCACGGGCCTCATCTTCGATGGCTTCTCGCTGGTTCCGCACGAGGCCATCTCTGCCGTGCTGGCGGTGGGCATGGGCAGCGGCGCAGGCTTCGGCATCTCCTACGCCATGCGCGTGCTGGGGTCCGACACGTCGGCCCGCGTGGCCGAGTCGGAAGACTACGTGGGCAAGAGCGCGCGAGTGCTCGTGGCGCCCAAGCCGGGCGGTGTGGGGAAGGTCCGCATCGACATCGGCGGTAACCTGGTGGACGTCCTGGCCACCACGGACGAGGACAACGTGGGCAACCAAGACCAAGTGATGATCATCGAGATGGACGGCACCACCGCCCGCGTCGCGAAGGTCATGGCCGCCGAGAACGACTGA
- a CDS encoding flotillin family protein, with protein sequence MTQPYTGYTPPAYPTTPVPIEEPSAAVEAIELLIKAGMAGLFVAFLLLMLVFLLRQFLLISRPNEALVFSGKKSRGPNGETLPYAIVKQGARGIRIPILHRVDRMDMRLLPVDIRIQNAYSAGNIPLHIHAIATVKIHSDDTFIRNAIERFLGRSLGEIQQVAQQTLEGAVREVVASLTPEEVNEDRLKFAENLIHAAEDDLHKLGLMLDTLKIQNVHDDTGYLDSLGRPRIAAVLRDAENAENEAQEKITSAQAGSHQKAEVSRALAETATIEKQNELRRVRAELDGAALAIEREAEMAAKTARAQAEQELYSLRNAVEERRLQADVVVPANINREARAILAVGEAAPTAENGRAAVEVLRLLSEAWQTMGPHAKELYVIQHLEELVGAVVANLQDVSVGEVTVIDQGDGSGLASYAAAYPMMVGRVMQALAESTGVNIPAILNERGVS encoded by the coding sequence ATGACGCAACCATATACGGGCTACACCCCTCCGGCGTACCCCACTACTCCCGTTCCCATCGAAGAGCCGAGCGCCGCCGTGGAGGCCATCGAGTTGCTCATCAAGGCGGGCATGGCGGGGCTCTTCGTGGCCTTCCTGCTGCTGATGCTGGTGTTCTTGCTGCGCCAGTTCCTGCTCATCTCGCGGCCCAACGAGGCCCTGGTCTTCAGCGGCAAGAAGTCGCGCGGGCCCAACGGCGAGACGCTCCCGTACGCCATCGTGAAGCAGGGCGCGCGCGGCATCCGCATCCCCATCCTGCACCGCGTGGACCGCATGGACATGCGCCTCCTGCCGGTGGACATCCGCATCCAGAACGCCTACTCGGCGGGCAACATCCCGCTGCACATCCACGCCATCGCCACGGTGAAGATCCACTCGGACGACACCTTCATCCGCAACGCCATCGAGCGCTTCCTGGGGCGCTCGCTCGGTGAGATCCAGCAGGTGGCTCAGCAGACGCTCGAAGGCGCCGTGCGCGAGGTGGTCGCGTCGCTCACGCCCGAAGAGGTCAACGAAGACCGCCTCAAGTTCGCCGAGAACCTGATCCACGCAGCCGAAGACGACCTCCACAAGCTGGGGCTCATGCTGGACACGCTCAAGATCCAGAACGTGCACGACGACACCGGCTACTTGGACTCGCTCGGGCGCCCGCGCATCGCGGCCGTCTTGCGTGACGCCGAGAACGCCGAGAACGAGGCGCAGGAGAAGATCACGAGCGCGCAGGCCGGCTCGCACCAGAAGGCGGAGGTCTCGCGCGCCCTGGCCGAGACGGCCACCATCGAAAAGCAGAACGAGCTGCGCCGCGTGCGCGCCGAGCTGGACGGTGCCGCGCTGGCCATCGAGCGCGAGGCCGAGATGGCCGCCAAGACCGCGCGTGCCCAGGCCGAGCAAGAGCTCTACTCGCTGCGCAACGCCGTGGAAGAGCGGCGCCTGCAGGCCGACGTGGTGGTGCCCGCCAACATCAACCGCGAGGCCCGCGCCATCTTGGCCGTGGGTGAAGCGGCTCCCACCGCCGAGAACGGCCGCGCCGCGGTGGAGGTGCTGCGCCTCCTGAGCGAGGCCTGGCAGACCATGGGGCCCCACGCGAAGGAGCTCTACGTCATCCAGCACCTCGAAGAGCTGGTGGGCGCGGTCGTCGCCAACCTGCAAGACGTGTCGGTCGGTGAGGTCACCGTCATCGACCAAGGCGACGGCAGCGGCCTCGCGAGCTACGCCGCCGCGTACCCCATGATGGTGGGCCGCGTCATGCAAGCCCTGGCCGAGAGCACGGGCGTCAACATCCCTGCCATCCTCAACGAGCGAGGTGTGTCGTGA
- a CDS encoding glycosyltransferase: protein MLYWKHRKNIRKPATPYAEEDLPMVTVQLPMFNEMYVAERLLESITLLDYPKHKLEIQVLDDSTDETVQIASAKVEELRTRGFDAVYLHRTDRTGYKAGALAEATKVAKGEFLLVFDADFVPTPSIIRNLIHHFTDEKVGMVQARWGHINREYSTLTQCQSMMLDGHFCIEHIARNRSGRFFNFNGTAGIWRRAAIADAGGWAHDTVTEDMDLSFRAQLKGWEFVYVPDAVAPAEIPCEMNSFKTQQFRWAKGSAQTTRKLLWTVLKADIPLKVKIECVFHLTNNFAYLFLVVLAMLQLPNMLMRQDMQHPELLLLDVPLFLSTCGSICVFYLVTQKELYGGWMAAVKRLPMMMAIGIGLSINNARAVLEGLFGKDITFVRTPKHGIENTNKRPTWKTAAYRGNWSMHSLLEVAFGLYFVVTIGLAIATGNYISVPFLILFMVGFLYVGGLSLYQTR, encoded by the coding sequence ATGCTGTACTGGAAGCACCGCAAGAACATCCGCAAGCCGGCCACCCCCTACGCCGAGGAAGACCTGCCGATGGTCACGGTGCAGCTGCCGATGTTCAACGAGATGTACGTCGCCGAGCGTCTGCTCGAGAGCATCACGCTGCTGGACTACCCGAAGCACAAGCTCGAGATCCAGGTGCTGGACGACAGCACGGACGAGACGGTGCAGATCGCCTCCGCCAAGGTGGAAGAGCTGCGCACCCGCGGCTTCGACGCGGTCTACCTGCACCGCACCGACCGCACGGGCTACAAGGCCGGCGCGCTGGCCGAGGCCACCAAGGTGGCCAAGGGCGAGTTCCTCCTGGTGTTCGACGCGGACTTCGTGCCCACGCCCAGCATCATCCGCAACCTCATCCACCACTTCACGGACGAGAAGGTCGGCATGGTGCAGGCGCGCTGGGGCCACATCAACCGTGAGTACTCCACGCTCACGCAGTGCCAGTCCATGATGTTGGACGGCCACTTCTGCATCGAGCACATCGCGCGCAACCGCTCGGGCCGCTTCTTCAACTTCAACGGCACCGCAGGCATCTGGCGCCGCGCGGCCATCGCCGACGCGGGTGGCTGGGCGCACGACACCGTCACCGAGGACATGGACCTCAGCTTCCGCGCGCAGCTCAAGGGCTGGGAGTTCGTCTACGTGCCGGACGCCGTGGCGCCCGCCGAGATCCCCTGCGAGATGAACAGCTTCAAGACGCAGCAGTTCCGTTGGGCCAAGGGCTCGGCGCAGACCACCCGCAAGCTGCTCTGGACCGTGCTGAAGGCCGACATCCCGCTCAAGGTGAAGATCGAGTGCGTCTTCCACCTGACCAACAACTTCGCCTATCTGTTCCTGGTGGTGCTGGCCATGCTCCAGCTGCCCAACATGCTGATGCGCCAGGACATGCAGCACCCTGAGCTCCTGCTGCTCGACGTGCCGCTCTTCCTCTCCACCTGCGGCTCCATCTGCGTGTTCTACCTGGTGACCCAGAAGGAGCTCTACGGCGGCTGGATGGCGGCTGTGAAGCGGCTCCCCATGATGATGGCCATCGGCATCGGGCTCAGCATCAACAACGCCCGCGCCGTCCTCGAGGGCCTCTTCGGCAAGGACATCACCTTCGTCCGCACGCCCAAGCACGGCATCGAGAACACCAACAAGCGCCCCACGTGGAAGACGGCCGCCTACCGCGGCAACTGGTCCATGCACTCGCTGCTCGAGGTGGCCTTCGGCCTCTACTTCGTGGTCACCATCGGCCTCGCCATCGCCACCGGCAACTACATCAGCGTGCCCTTCCTGATTCTCTTCATGGTGGGCTTCCTCTACGTCGGTGGGCTCAGCCTGTACCAGACGCGCTGA
- a CDS encoding serine/threonine-protein phosphatase translates to MNFIAAGLSDVGRHREHNEDSFCILPEHRLFIVADGMGGHRAGDVASKMATHAIASFFEATSSEDATWPFSFDPHLSVDENRLLTGIKIANRKIFDASVKHREVHGMGTTVVSILLSRDKGQTFIAHVGDSRAYRVRRGAIELLTRDHSLVNDYLMVMPDMTAEQVAELPKNVITRALGMQDSVAVDLLPDAPQPGDVYVLCSDGLNGMIEDATINAIATRAGDDMEQLVAELVKEANANGGDDNVTVVAVLITE, encoded by the coding sequence ATGAACTTCATCGCGGCAGGTCTCTCGGACGTCGGTAGGCATCGAGAGCACAACGAAGATAGCTTCTGCATCCTTCCGGAGCACCGCCTGTTCATCGTCGCGGATGGAATGGGGGGCCATCGGGCCGGAGATGTCGCCAGCAAGATGGCCACGCACGCCATCGCGTCCTTCTTCGAAGCCACCAGCTCGGAAGACGCCACGTGGCCGTTCAGCTTCGACCCGCACCTCTCGGTGGACGAGAACCGCCTGCTGACCGGCATCAAGATCGCCAACCGCAAGATCTTCGACGCCTCGGTCAAGCACCGCGAAGTGCACGGCATGGGGACCACGGTGGTCAGCATCCTCCTGAGCCGCGACAAGGGGCAGACGTTCATCGCGCACGTGGGCGACAGCCGTGCCTACCGCGTGCGCCGCGGCGCCATCGAGCTGCTCACGCGTGACCACAGCCTGGTCAACGACTACCTCATGGTCATGCCGGACATGACGGCCGAGCAGGTGGCAGAGCTCCCCAAGAACGTCATCACACGCGCCCTCGGCATGCAGGACTCGGTGGCCGTGGACCTCCTGCCCGACGCGCCGCAGCCCGGCGACGTCTACGTGCTCTGCTCCGACGGCCTGAACGGCATGATCGAAGACGCCACCATCAACGCCATCGCCACGCGTGCCGGGGACGACATGGAGCAGCTGGTGGCCGAGCTGGTGAAGGAAGCCAACGCCAACGGCGGCGACGACAACGTCACGGTGGTGGCGGTGCTCATCACCGAGTGA
- a CDS encoding SDR family oxidoreductase, which yields MESIFRPGLFEGDVAIVTGGGTGIGLLVAEELGRLGAKVAICGRRPEPLLEAATKLEALGIEVHQGSCDIREPESIDAMLSAIQERFGKVDILVNNAGGQFPSPAAMISPKGFGAVVRNNLLGTWNMTHAVANRFFIPQKRGRMVNIIAQIARGFPGMVHTGAARAGVENMTKTLAVEWAMHGIRVNAVAPGVIKTSGTRQYPPSLLENAIKACPVKRLGTGEEVTHLITYLCSTYADFITGQTMYIDGGASIWGEQWFIPADVPQYPPYPVPED from the coding sequence ATGGAGAGCATTTTCCGACCGGGTCTGTTCGAGGGTGACGTCGCTATCGTGACGGGCGGTGGCACGGGCATCGGCCTCCTGGTGGCCGAAGAGCTGGGCCGGCTGGGCGCCAAGGTGGCCATCTGCGGCCGCCGCCCCGAGCCACTGCTGGAAGCCGCCACCAAGCTGGAGGCGCTGGGCATCGAGGTGCACCAGGGCAGCTGCGACATCCGCGAGCCCGAGTCCATCGACGCCATGCTGAGCGCCATCCAAGAGCGCTTCGGCAAGGTGGACATCCTGGTGAACAACGCCGGCGGCCAGTTCCCGAGCCCCGCGGCCATGATCTCCCCGAAGGGCTTCGGCGCCGTGGTGCGGAACAACCTGCTGGGCACCTGGAACATGACCCACGCGGTGGCCAACCGCTTCTTCATCCCGCAGAAGCGCGGCCGCATGGTGAACATCATCGCGCAGATCGCGCGGGGCTTTCCCGGCATGGTGCACACCGGGGCGGCGCGCGCCGGCGTGGAGAACATGACCAAGACGCTGGCCGTCGAGTGGGCCATGCACGGCATCCGCGTGAACGCGGTGGCGCCGGGCGTCATCAAGACCAGCGGCACCCGGCAGTACCCGCCCTCGCTGCTGGAGAACGCCATCAAGGCGTGCCCGGTGAAGCGCCTGGGCACGGGCGAAGAGGTCACGCACCTCATCACTTACCTGTGCTCCACCTACGCCGACTTCATCACCGGCCAGACCATGTACATCGACGGAGGCGCCAGCATCTGGGGCGAGCAGTGGTTCATCCCTGCCGACGTGCCGCAGTACCCGCCGTATCCGGTGCCCGAGGACTGA
- a CDS encoding flotillin family protein: MLFVIRNLLYVCQPNEVLVFSGTTRQSSVGIVGYRIIKGGRAIRKPIIEAVDRIDLTNMIIEVSVTNAYSKGGIPLSVNGVANIKIPGELPLLHNALERFLGRSRQEVMQVARETLEGNLRGVLATLTPEQVNQDKEAFAGKLTEEAEHDLNRIGLVLDTLKIQNVSDDVGYLNAIGRMRSAHIRRDAAIAEAAAQAQASEVKWTSQMRGEVSKLETAIEIARKENDRRIADARTRRQAVIAEQLAAVQADVAQAHAEVQMQEARIAQVQLRLQGDIIQPATAQCAEAIAQAQAGAVTSIEMGKATAQVLTDLARTYTESGGSGRDVLLMQKLLPVLRQVSGTIGEIKVDRLTVIGQDGNNKSGGGSLAGQLVAANEQVKAAVGVDLGEALRTKLGQPAAPRAAVAPRQIPAAPKPPSDRPRANTPPQNFGPVTRRPAG; this comes from the coding sequence ATGCTCTTCGTCATCCGCAACCTGCTCTACGTGTGCCAGCCCAACGAGGTGCTGGTGTTCTCGGGCACCACGCGGCAGTCCTCCGTGGGCATCGTCGGCTACCGCATCATCAAGGGCGGCCGCGCCATTCGGAAGCCCATCATCGAGGCGGTGGACCGCATCGACCTCACCAACATGATCATCGAGGTGTCGGTCACCAACGCGTACTCGAAGGGCGGCATCCCGCTCAGCGTGAACGGCGTGGCCAACATCAAGATCCCGGGCGAGCTCCCGCTGCTGCACAACGCGCTCGAGCGCTTCCTGGGCCGCAGCCGGCAGGAGGTCATGCAGGTGGCGCGCGAGACGCTCGAAGGCAACCTGCGCGGCGTGCTCGCCACGCTCACCCCCGAGCAGGTCAACCAAGACAAAGAAGCCTTCGCGGGCAAGCTCACCGAAGAGGCCGAGCACGACCTCAACCGCATCGGCCTGGTGCTGGACACCCTCAAGATCCAGAACGTGTCGGACGACGTGGGCTACCTGAACGCCATCGGGCGCATGCGCAGCGCGCACATCCGGCGCGACGCGGCCATCGCCGAAGCCGCAGCCCAGGCGCAGGCCTCCGAGGTGAAGTGGACCAGCCAGATGCGCGGTGAGGTCAGTAAGCTCGAGACGGCCATCGAGATCGCCCGCAAGGAGAACGACCGCCGCATCGCGGACGCACGCACGCGCCGTCAGGCCGTCATCGCCGAGCAGCTGGCGGCCGTGCAGGCCGACGTGGCCCAGGCGCACGCCGAGGTGCAGATGCAGGAAGCGCGCATCGCACAGGTGCAGCTGCGGCTGCAGGGCGACATCATCCAGCCGGCCACCGCCCAGTGCGCCGAGGCCATCGCGCAGGCTCAGGCCGGCGCCGTGACCAGCATCGAGATGGGCAAGGCCACCGCCCAGGTGCTCACCGACCTCGCCCGCACCTATACGGAGAGCGGCGGCTCTGGCCGCGACGTGCTCCTCATGCAGAAGCTGCTGCCGGTGCTCCGGCAGGTGAGCGGCACCATCGGCGAGATCAAGGTCGACCGCCTCACGGTCATCGGCCAGGACGGCAACAACAAGAGTGGTGGTGGCTCGCTCGCGGGGCAGCTGGTGGCTGCCAACGAGCAGGTCAAGGCCGCCGTGGGCGTGGACCTGGGCGAGGCGCTGCGCACCAAGCTCGGGCAGCCTGCTGCGCCGCGTGCGGCCGTGGCGCCGCGCCAGATCCCTGCGGCACCCAAACCTCCTTCGGACCGCCCGCGCGCCAACACGCCGCCGCAGAACTTCGGCCCCGTGACGCGGCGGCCCGCGGGCTGA
- a CDS encoding metallophosphoesterase, whose amino-acid sequence MSPGTPPYARLLMLGDVHAESESVQRVLDHADAHLGVDASLCVGDIVDGVGDADATLAILRERGVITVAGNHERWFLHDEMRHLANCTPTLRPENRAMLEGLPRTLRLPTIAGGAILCHAVGEDDESFLRSTTRGYDLQIEALRELMLDPSVQYMLAGHTHERMVRRFQGLVVVNAGTLRRDDSPGFIVVDFERKLVRCFDIGDLGARIEEREPLALPQPLPVPSLEDDDLY is encoded by the coding sequence ATGTCTCCCGGGACACCACCCTATGCGCGGCTCCTCATGCTCGGCGACGTCCACGCCGAGTCCGAGAGCGTGCAGCGCGTGCTCGACCACGCCGACGCGCACCTGGGCGTGGATGCGAGCCTGTGCGTGGGGGACATCGTGGACGGGGTGGGCGACGCGGACGCCACCCTCGCAATCCTGCGCGAGCGTGGGGTGATCACGGTGGCCGGTAACCACGAGCGCTGGTTCCTGCACGACGAGATGCGCCACCTGGCCAACTGCACGCCCACGCTGCGCCCCGAGAACCGGGCCATGCTGGAGGGCCTGCCGCGCACGCTGCGCCTGCCCACCATCGCCGGCGGCGCCATCCTGTGCCACGCCGTGGGCGAGGACGACGAGTCGTTCCTGCGCAGCACCACACGCGGGTACGACCTCCAGATCGAGGCCCTGCGCGAGCTCATGCTGGACCCGAGCGTGCAGTACATGCTGGCCGGCCACACGCACGAGCGCATGGTGCGGCGCTTCCAGGGGCTGGTCGTGGTCAACGCGGGCACCCTGCGGCGCGACGACTCCCCCGGCTTCATCGTGGTGGACTTCGAGCGCAAGCTCGTGCGCTGCTTCGACATCGGTGACCTGGGAGCGCGCATCGAGGAGCGCGAGCCGCTGGCCCTCCCGCAGCCGCTGCCGGTCCCCAGCCTCGAAGACGACGACCTGTACTGA